A genome region from Panicum virgatum strain AP13 chromosome 4K, P.virgatum_v5, whole genome shotgun sequence includes the following:
- the LOC120703565 gene encoding blue copper protein-like produces MASGGASLALAALLLVGCVAAAAATKYTVGDASGWTTTGDYSTWASGKKFKVGDTLQFTYAGGAHTVDEVSAADYASCSSSNALSSDSAGSTTVTLKTAGKHYFICGVAGHCSSGMKLVVDVAAAKTSPAPVPAPAPAAAPDAADTTPDATPDTTTTPKSPSSSGGATAKTPVTVLSPPAKKSTSGAAVLSAAAWAGVGLAGLVAVHLGAF; encoded by the exons ATGGCGTCCGGTGGCGCGTCGCTGGCCTTGGCCGCGCTGCTCCTCGTGGGctgcgtcgcggcggcggcggcgaccaagTACACCGTCGGCGACGCCTCCGGCTGGACGACCACCGGCGATTACTCCACCTGGGCCAGCGGCAAGAAGTTCAAAGTCGGCGACACTCTCC AGTTCACgtacgccggcggcgcgcacaCGGTGGACGAGGTGAGCGCGGCGGACTacgcctcctgctcctccagcAACGCGCTCAGCAGCGACAGCGCCGGCTCCACCACCGTGACCCTCAAGACGGCCGGCAAGCACTACTTCATCTGCGGCGTCGCGGGCCACTGCAGCAGCGGCATGAAGCTCGTGGTGGACGTCGCCGCGGCCAAGACGTCGCCCGCCCCcgttccggcgccggcgccggccgcggccccggACGCCGCGGACACCACCCCTGACGCCACTCCCGACACGACCACGACCCCCAAGTCGCcctcgagctccggcggcgccaCGGCCAAGACCCCGGTCACGgtcctctcgccgccggccaagaAGTccacctccggcgccgccgtgctcagcgccgccgcgtgGGCCGGCGTGGGCCTGGCCGGGCTCGTGGCCGTGCACCTCGGCGCGTTCTAG
- the LOC120703566 gene encoding transcription factor bHLH96-like, translated as MALLEAVVLPPEPDHPRVPCCRSCGTSCVLSGYGVAASAGEFEGIIERGVVVQEDGELPPVVTPPPHGGAWAGGGGGAATSSWVGPVPSTTLATSSARRPVYQPAVTRRRPRRRRGTVAKAARRSPVEAESHRQNHIAVERNRRRQMNEYLAALRSLMPPSYARRGDQASIVGGAIDFVKELEHHLQSLQAQRRRHPAAAGHGSECSPGFFTFPQYSTTAAAAAAANDADDDASGGGCEGRPTTRPAGVAAADVEAAVSEGHATVKVLAPRRRRMLLRLLLGMQHRGLAALHLNASTTADQMVLYTFTLKIGDGWPLSSAGDVAGAVHDIVVAGMGTAEERPIYPAN; from the exons ATGGCGCTGCTCGAAGCTGTGGTGCTCCCACCAGAGCCAGATCACCCCCGCGTCCCGTGCTGCAGGTCGTGCGGCACGAGCTGCGTCCTTAGCGGCTACGGCGTCGCCGCCTCGGCCGGAGAGTTCGAGGGGATCATCGAGAGGGGCGTGGTGGTGCAGGAAGACGGAGAGCTGCCGCCCGtggtgacgccgccgccgcatggcggcgcctgggccggcggcggcggcggagcggcgactAGCAGCTGGGTTGGCCCCGTGCCGTCGACGACGTTGGCGACGTCgtccgcgcggcggccggtgtACCAGCCCGCGGTCACCAGGAGAAGGCCGCGGCGCCGGAGAGGGACCGTCGCcaaggcggcgcggaggagcccAGTGGAGGCCGAGAGCCACCGGCAGAACCACATCGCCGTGGAGCGCAACCGCCGGCGGCAGATGAACGAGTACCTCGCCGCGCTGCGCTCCCTCATGCCGCCCTCCTACGCGCGACGG GGTGACCAGGCGTCCATCGTTGGAGGCGCCATCGACTTCGTCAAGGAGCTGGAGCACCACCTGCAATCGCTGCAGGCTCAGAGacgccgccaccccgccgccgccggccacggctcCGAGTGTTCCCCCGGGTTCTTCACGTTCCCTCAGTACTccaccaccgctgccgccgccgccgcggccaacgacgccgacgacgacgccagcggcggcggctgcgagggTCGCCCCAcgacgcggccggcgggcgtggcggcggcggacgtcGAGGCCGCCGTGTCGGAGGGCCACGCGACCGTGAAGGTGctcgccccgcggcggcggcggatgctgCTCCGGCTGCTGCTCGGGATGCAGCaccgcggcctcgccgcgctGCACCTCAACGCCAGCACCACGGCCGACCAGATGGTCCTGTACACCTTCACTCTAAAG ATCGGGGACGGGTGGCCGCTCTCGTCGGCCGGCGACGTCGCGGGCGCCGTGCACgacatcgtcgtcgccggcaTGGGCACCGCAGAAGAACGCCCCATTTATCCTGCAAATTAA